cgacgtaaacggGTGTAAGGCAgtaagttgggctggaatggggctggaaccatgctagaagcacacACCCTACCACGGGAATGCGTGCCCCACACATCCGCATCATTTTCAAAATATggtcatccacgcgatcgcgtcaaccacgcgaccgcgtcacccaaaaatttggcaaaaagggtttcaaacagagagttgcgcgaacgcgaggctgcactcgcgccaatcgcacaaatcactccacgcgaacgcatgacccacgcgtccgcgtcacctgaccttatcgcgcaccacgcgaccgcatcacgcacgcgtccgcgtcgcctccgccgcacagcttatccaaatcagcgccaaaaatcttatcttttcttcctcaatcctaatttttcctccctcctttcttacttacttcttcttcccttcttcccttctttcccttctcattcttcctatctttcattttattctacttaatttatttgcatatttcattcattgcatcttaattttgtgcatatttttatcttcttttctaaattaattatttttcctttggtgttaaaattttctcatttaactgttgcatcttctcttgaattattttaggttcttagagacttgttttattctggttaggtaatattatttaaatcaatgccaatcttttatacctgtattaattttgcattgacatgaatttacattacctcttcttacccacactctccctcattgttgcaaaattttgcaccactggtatgccatgtgcttctattgttttctcacttgcatgttgtagctaccatgtaattgagaccctcattatttggtattaaccaacccatgttttatttgttttttatctttgttttgggttacttttcttccctttttctttcaggatggccaccaggaagagaactggaagacgtttacatgggagagacaaacaagttcctacacacattccttgatgagaaaagcgtcagttgaagcaacccgtccacttgtacatcttagcatgcaccgaggacagtgcaatctttaagtgtggggaggttgataccgatctctatgggttagttattttcttctcaacaccaatattttattttctttgtttattcattgttgcatctgcatatttgattgcatgttttcttgattttgtgcatatatttaccactgcttggttaaagtaacaagtttctttttaagaccccattatttttgaaaaaaaataaaaaaaattcattaatttaaatcaaaacttttctattaaaacttgtttgaagttgtatttggaacatagtttaaaaaactaagaacacacaacctgtaagattttgagcctatttatatggttatattatttaaccataaatttttattcttgtgtgtttttctctctataattgcaatatttgctttgttccattctatatgtccaatatttagtgtatttacatgcttgcatatgattgaggccattacttgtttagctcacttatcccaaataagcctaccctttaaatcatccttgtcagccactttgagccttgtaaacccccatttattctatattttaccacatcactagccttaagcagaaaaacaattaaatatcccaattgaatctttggttagcttaagatagggattgtgtaaacAATTAattgtgggaaaactgtgggaacatgggttaataaaggaatgtgttatgtttctaccatgataaaataatgggaatttgtgtacatactcatgtgaaactataaaaaaaataaaaaatccatgtgcattgataagttatgtttattttcatgttaaaaaaaatttaaaattgaaaaaaaaaatccaaaaaaaaatatatactcaataaataagtaaataaataaggggacaaaattaccccaatgctaagtttaataatgaaagatcaatgcacatgtgataaattaaaaagaaaagttgatacatgagtatgtgatgcaaaagtgggaattttgggtagctaggcatgaattagaattatatagagtatatgtatgttaggtgaaagtttaggttaattaaagattcaatttatagctcacttagccatatatataccctcacccttaccttagccccattacaaccttgaaaagacctcatgatgtttgcattggtacattaaatttttgttgattggttagatgaagaacaaagtttagaaagcaggattagagaagagtagagtgaattaccctatacacttgagagactaaagtgatatacactaccagtgagggttcaagggttgattctatgttccctattttcatgagctatcttctgacaagtttacttatctttaattgtataatttgaattagtgaaatctgatttatgtttgtcttggagaatttatttacttttaaccaagtaggtagaaacatttttgcatagagttgcattcatatagataggttgcatttcatacattctaccattcctcttcactcctttatagcttctcttgagcttagcatgaggacatgctaatgtttaagtgtggggaggttgataaaccactattttatggtttatcttgtgctcaattgagtggtttttatcaactctttatccacttattcatactatttgcatgagtttacattctccttcctgattttgtgctatgattgaaaacatgtttcctgggcctttaaattgctaatattaatcctctattatcaccattagatgccttgatatgtgtgttaagtgatttcatagtttatagggcaggaatagcttagaggatggaaaggaagcatgcaaaaatggaaggaatacaagaagttgaaggaactgcaaagctgccagcctgacctcttagtactcaaacggctataactttagctatagaggttcaaatgatgcggttctagttgcgttggaaagctaacgttcggggcttctatttgatatataatttgccgtAGTTGCCTTGACGATaagtgacgtgaacgcgtggtcTACGCGAATGCGTCGCAGTGGCAAaaaaaccagcgtgtttgaatttgAAACTAgcaaattctgggttgtttctgacccagttctcggcccagaaaacacagattagaggctataaagtgggagaatgcatccattcacaatCACCAgctcacaattcataatttttaattttagatgtagtttttagagagagaggttctctcctctctcttaggatttaggattaggatttcttttaattttattgcttcaATACCAGGTCCAatattttcctttaattaatgTTTCTCTAATTGGACCCTCCAGAAGGAGTAGTAGCCgttatcactaaggtggattcgttccttTAATTCCCTTTGCTTATGTTATTTATCTGTTTTTcatgtattttgttttattgtctgtttttagtgcatgatcatctttatgtcttaaagttatgaaatattccatgcatctctcaccttgcttgaaagaaaaaaaattaattgaaaaagaaaagtaagatgcatgaatttcgagttatatattaagaatagttcaattactTGATGTGgcggcattgcttttattttctgaatgcatgaatgaatagtgcatatttgatgttggagttaaaaaatgttggctcttgaaagaatgatgatgaaagtgaagtgttattggtaatttgaaaaatccaagatttgattcttgaagtaagaaaaagcagcaaaaaatcaataaaagaaaaaaaatatgtatatgcgaaaaaaaaaagcaagcaaaaaaagccaataattcttaaaaccaaaaggcaagagcaaaaatccaatagctctttaaaccaaaaggcaagagcaaggacccaaggctttgagtatcaatgattatgagggcctaaaagaaacagaaTCTTGGCCTAAATAGTTCAAATGAGCTActcccctaactatatgcttgtggtgtgaaggtgtcaagtgaaaagcttgagactgagcagttaaagtcttgatccaaagtaaaaagagtgtgcttaagaactctggacaccgcTGGCtgaggattctagcaaagctgaatcacaatccgaaagggtttacccagttaagtgtctgtggcatttatgtatctggtggtaatactggaaaacaaagtgcttaaggtcacggccaagattgtaaagaagctgtgttcaagaataaaaaagaactaaactaggagagtcaataatatcatttggattctaagttcgtaaagatgccaatcattctgagcttcaaaggatagtgagatgctgatgagcggatattttatacgctttttggggttaatttcatatagtttttagtatgttttagttagtttttagtttattttcattagtttttaggaaaaattcatatttctggactttactatgagttgtgtatttttctgtaatttcaggtatttttctggctgaaattgagggagttgagcaaaaatctgattcaggttgaaaaaggactgctgatgctgttggattctgacctccctgcactcaaagtggattttctggagctacataactcgaaatggcgcgcttccaattgcgttggaaagtagacatccagggatttccagcaatgtataatagtccatactttgctcaaggatagacgacgtaaactggcgttcaacgccagttttctgcccaattctggcgtccagcgccagaaaaggattaaaagttggagttcaatgccagaaatggatccaaacctggcgttgaacgcccaaaacaactTATGCACGTGAAatatttaagtctcagccccagcacacaccaagtgagccccagaagtggatctctgcactatctgtcatagtctactcactttttgtaaacctaggctactagtttaatatttaaacaacttttagagacttattttgtatctcatgacatttttagatcaaaattttGTAcactttgatggcatgagtctctaaactccattgttgggggtgaggagctctgctgtgtctcaatgaattaatgcaagtatttctgttttctattcaaacatgcgtgttcctatctaagatatccattcgtgcctaactatggagaaggtgatgatcagtgacattcatcaccttcctcaatccatgaacgtgtgtctgacaaccacctccgttctacatcagattgaatgaatatctcttagattccttaatcagaatctccgtggtataagctagattgatggcggcattcatgagaatccggaaagtctaaaccttgtctgtggtattccgagtaggattcagggattgaatgactgtgacaagcttcaaactcgcgagtgctgggcgtggtgacagacgcaaaaggagggtgattcaaaccaacaatctccgtgggattcgacccttactcacgcaaggtattacttggacgacccaatgcacttgctggttagtggtacgagttgtgaaaagtgtgattcacaattcgtgcaccagatgccaaaactattcagaagcaaaaagctactagttctgctcatctaattgaaactgagcttcattgaaaactttgagatttattgtatccttctcttcttttatcgaactttgtttttggttactttgggacaagcaacagtttaagtttggtgttctgatgagcggatattttatatgctttttgacatcattttcaaatagtttttgttatgttttatttaagttttattatgttttcataggttttagtgaaaaatttatatttttggattctactttgagtttgtgtgttttatggtgatttcagatattttctggctgaaattgaggagcttgagcaaaagtctgattcagaaacagagaaagcactgcagatgctatcaggatctgacctctgtgcactcgaaggagcttttctggagttacagaagtccaaatggcacgctctcaacggctttggaaagctaacataaGGGGCTTCCAGAAAtaaataatagtccatactttacttcgGAAATGAAGGttcaaaactggcattcaaagtcagccaccagccccattcctggcgtccagtGCCCACAGGGGAGGAGCTGGCGTCCTGCGCCCAAAAGGGaatccctagccagcgttcaacaccctaaGAGGTACTAGCTCATGGAGACACTTAaaactcaacccaaacactcaccaggtgatctccagaagtggatttttgcacctcTAATACTAATCTATCgtatttctataatccttagtcattagattagtatatataggagaagatcacccttgtttaggatcttcttcctacCCCATTCGAATTCATCACTAATTTTGTACAGtgtgagtcactaacctcctaaggttaaggttaggagctctgctgaatttcatggatcaataatattactgttctagttcaatatgtctgattctattctcttatacaACCTCGTTCTTCAGCTTATGAATTGAGGgtaacccgtgacaatcacccttgttctacattgGTTCCATGcaagtcctgacccggatagcattgaaccaaagctagagattgcattgcggattccaatagagtacctggacaactttggatacgtgacataaaaTTTCGTTGACTGTGGGTAAGTGAAgtctctgtggcgttaaggctagagtcagagaatcaTCACTTTCTAATCCgaaagatctgccttgtctgtggcatcttgagtaggatcgtgaagaggagtggattgcttagagcttcatcttttaCTACAGTGAGAAACTTAGAGGTGACTTGATGAGAAGACATGAATCACTTCAACATGGTGGATTGTTGTagtagaggaggttaacttgatgagaggacatgagttaatcacttatgaCTGCTattgaaggaatcagaaagttattgaagaagacaataaaaaaagttaatccgaaaagataaaacatctctgaagcctcaacATTCTCTTACCATTGATTTCActcctatctagtaacgttttatttatttatctgtttttatGCGTTTTCTtgtgacaactatattttctatctgtctaactaagatctgcaaaaTAACTActacttgctcaaaccaacaatctccgtggaatcgaccctcactcacctgaggtattacttagacgacccggtATATTTGCTGATCTATTTGCGCGAAACGtgcggagccagtttcgtgcaccatgtgtatatatatattatttaagtaatttattattttttatcattaatataCTTAAAAATATGGANNNNNNNNNNNNNNNNNNNNNNNNNNNNNNNAAATAATgataaaaaacaataaattctactAACACTCGAATATTTCTCTATTTAAAATATATGTTTACAGAATTAGCAAGATGGATTGGAAAAGCTAGCCAATGCTGGGAGTCCTAATGACCTTGTCAGATTCATCAACATAAATTCGAACTCGTTGGGATCGAAAATCAAAAGTGACAGAATAACCCGGTGGAATCAGCTGGATATCAGCCTCACCCATCTCCTTCTTTATCTTTTTCTGTGCTTCTTCAGAAGTGGTGCCTACCAGCTTTGGCCAACTTGTTTTCTTGAGATTGTTTGATTCTACAGGTTGATTGTATGACACTGATAACAAGATGTTAAAcatgttataaaaaaattatatacatgGACTATGCCGTAAGTTTAATCATTATGCAGGCTCTGAATTGTTAAGCAACTATTAATcacttaattatattttatattgagaaaaaattttaaataatttctaataattatttcaaaaaacaacaaaattttttataaatttttttttttatttttgatttttatttttctgagaTAAATTAGACATtctgttaatattttttttgtattaataaaataaatctacGATATAGAATAGAAATAATTATTGAAAGACAATACAAAAATATATTAGTACAGATGTAACATCAATGATGATATTACCAATTATTATCTTTGAGCCAATGATTATGCTTCTGAAAATAGCTGAGGTCTGATAACTAGAAAATATTAGTTgttattatttatgtattttcgTAATGGCAATTGATTGTGTTTTTACAACTAtgacataaaaataaacaaattctttTGTTGGCGGTTCAATGTTGGAATATTTGGAGAGCtcgaaatacttggattttagaaGAGGTGAAGAGAAGTCATGAATTGAGATAGTGGAGGCGACGAAGAAGATGATTCGAGAAGATCAAAGTGTTTGAAAACCAAGATTAAAGAAAGCTcactttccctttcttatttcttttattCTTACAGAACTTATTTTTAAATTGGCTATTGTCTTTTGGTATGTTCAGGATAAAtgtattctttaatttttattcaaagaataaaatttattatctttgataataaaaaaaactatacGTGTATTTATAAAAAAACAAATGATGGCTAATATTATATGTATTTAATATATACATAGTAATGGAAGACAACAATGTGTCCGTGGATATTCAATTTTTCATTTGATTGCTCTGCGGTTGCAGATTGTGATCGTCTTTTTAGCCGGCCGGGGACTGCTTTTCTGTGGAGGATACAAGAAGCTCTTGAAAAaaggcaaaagaaagaaagactgGGTACTTTCACAGTTTCACTTCTGGCTTTAATTGCTATAACTAAATAAACTTTTATAATCAAAATACTCTAAAGTTTGAtgtttcttatttttcaaattagAAAGTAACCATTATATCTCTAGGTTTAGAGGTATTTATAGCTTAGATCATATTTACATTGGATATGTAATTTGTAAATATATCTTTAGATTTATTTAtatcttatttattaaatataattttaaaaaaatttagagNNNNNNNNNNNNNNNNAGGgtcagtaatttttgtgttttttagtcagcacttaactatcaaaacaaaagtgagtgatctctcaccattagatataatctcacatcattaaaaatattattgatggtcaattgatggttacaaaacaccaaaattactgGTCCCCTAACATTtctctataattttatatctCTATATCTTTATCTCAATATTTATTCTTATAAACAAATACAACCTAACATGTATAGAATATACACTAATTATGAATTACAAGTGATTAGGACTCGAGGTTAATTTTAGGTGTTTATTTAATTAATTGTTGTCGGCTTTGTGATAAGGATGAGTTGAGCTGTAGTATTTCataatttgaatatatatatgTTCTTGATTAGGTTCTTATATTGTCTCGGAAATGTATTAGGGGATATATACACACACAAAGGTAGCTAATTAAATTAAAGTACTAATTTTATAATagcataaatcataaataaagtTTGGAGTTTGGACTGTTATAGCATACATGCCACTTTAATTTTGGctcaatttttttttgtgtttttgataAAATAGCtgcttctcttctttttcatttttttatttaaaaacttaaAGGCAtttgagagagggagagggagagggagagagtgAGTGTTGGTCACACGATTTTAAACTCAAaagagattaaaaaaattaaatcattaaACTGTACATTNNNNNNNNNNNNNNNNNNNNNNNNNNNNNNNNNNNNNNtttcattaattttatttttaagagtTTTAGATTTTTTCTTATATCAAATATTGACAATAATATTAGTTGTTCTATATTAATTTCCAAGACTTTCTGAATTACTATTTGATATGGTAAGttaaatataaaactaaaaaacataaaataaataaaagtgaataTAAACAACAATTTAATCCATAGTTATAACTTAAATGCGTAAAAATTGAAATACCAACATAAACACAGAACAGTATAAAAGTATAGATTGAGGTGAATTTTAATCTAAACCTCTATATAATTTTTCCGTGTTTTCACACATACATGAATGATTTTGCGATTatacaaaattaattaaagagtTAACAGaatcaatttttctttttaatttgcacgaaatataataatatttggaAATAGCAAAAAATTATGACTTACTTGGCAACCCCTCATTAGGCTTTTCCAGAGGAGGATTAGCTGATCTTTgtccttcatctttttcttccatGAATAATAACTCAGAAGCTAAggatgtgaatgctatttttttTAACGATTGCTTAGCGATGAAAGTTATATATATCTCAAGCTTGAACCTTAAGGATGAAGGAATAATAACGTAACTGAAGAATATATATATGAAATGGCGGTGTTAAACGTTGCCACCTCTTTTTTGGACATTTGTGTTGATGAGACAAAAAATGTAGACTTTTCCAATGTCTCTCATTGATTTTGTCGTGCCGCGTCATCTTACTTTGGATTGATTaaaattcttttgtttgtttttgccatCCTTAATAGGAAAccatagtatagatatagatagatatTAATTttgcatagttgcatgcatgtaggtaGATGCATTGATTAAGTTGCTTGCCCTTTTACCTTtgtcctttgattgtgattag
The DNA window shown above is from Arachis ipaensis cultivar K30076 chromosome B08, Araip1.1, whole genome shotgun sequence and carries:
- the LOC107612221 gene encoding subtilisin inhibitor CLSI-I encodes the protein MEEKDEGQRSANPPLEKPNEGLPMSYNQPVESNNLKKTSWPKLVGTTSEEAQKKIKKEMGEADIQLIPPGYSVTFDFRSQRVRIYVDESDKVIRTPSIG